atcatattattattaattatatttttggtattattaaaaaatttaataatattctatttgaattaatataattattttcttgatcaaattaaaataataattaaataattttttagtaaaGTTTACAATATTTGTTGGTGTGCGAcgtataattttaatattaaatgaatagtaaattagtcatactaaatttattaattaaggTTGCCATTAATCAACACTTTTCAATGACCCGATAATatgaaataatatatttttttaagaattcgAGAAGAGCAAAATATGAttcattttatcttttcaaCTCTTAGTTAACCTTTAGAGTATAgtttaattatcaaattttaacttattaccattattattataataaactaTAAATGATataagaaactcatttcttcattcttcCATCCCGTTGGCcaatactttatttattttagtcatTATAATCACAAACTCAACTCATTAAGAAAAGTTGACGAATTTTTTATTGActagtaattaatttaaaaaataattaaatcatacACAATATCTATTCAACTAACATTCTAGAGTATTAATTATTCCGAATTAAAGTATTataaatacattgttaattattatGATATTCACAAAGCAAAGAAAACTCTATTacaaagttaattttaaaaatattctattaacaAATATTCagtaattataataattaaaaatttttaaaatgtgtaATTCAATGATCATATCTTTATATATaacatctatatatataatttattaaataaaatttattaatttttatccaataaaaaatattatatatattaatctattcgaattattaatatttttttaataattttataatagaaaataatttaaattaaattataaaaaattatttatttctcaatattataattttttcgtaataataaatctttaaatataataaattttttattatattaattttttattaaataataataataataataataataataaaattatttaacacataataaattaaatcgTAATCGTACAATTTATTTTAAACACAACCTGGCATACTATAAAACCATTTCAGTTGctaattttttagtataaacAATGTCTGCATACTAATGGAGGTAAAAGCCAGTTGTGACCATAACACCATAACTAGCCAAATTCCTGAGatgatcatatatatatataaaatacagCATGAGCTCTTAGGTCTGCATCGCTAATTTTCCAAATTCTGTAACTGTACGGTTCCAAAATTGTGGCCATCAAGTTTAGTTCACAACGCCATCAAAGACACACGTACCCTTTTGTCCTTTCCTTATTTCACTTCATATATCTatctataattctatatatCTATCTTTCTATCTATGTCAATGTTAATGTTAAGGTGGCCTTTCGTATTCATAATATAAACAGTAGAGTAGTCTGTCTCATGCACCCCTTTTTCAATTCACACACCCTTCTCCTTAGCTTCTTCTCTTTCAACTCTCAATCTTCTCAATGATTTAATCATTTCTTAAGTCCCTCTCTTTTTGTCACATGTAATTTCCCTTCTCTCccccattttctttttcttccttatCAGTTATGTACATGTGAATCTCGAATCTACCCGCTACTTTGTTAAAAAGTTTTATcacttttttcttcttcttcatattcTCACACCACACAGCACAAAAtaaaggagaagagagagagataaAACCACTGGTTCTTAAATCTCTCTCTGTGTCATAACGATCAGATAGCGAATTTCCACTGCTCAATCATGTACTCAGTTCAATTCCCTATTATTTCTATTTAATTCTTATTCAGCTACCATttcccaaaagaaaaaaaacagaGGAAGAGAAAAACAGGGCTCCTATTTCAGCTGCAAAGGTATATTTTCCATATCCAATTGGCTGAAACTTCATTGACCCAATTGAAGGTTCATTTCAAAGTTTCCATCTTTGAACCATTTCAGGTACAAGGGAGCTCCGAGCTCGAAATCTCAACATAGGATAGGTGTCTTGTGTAATTGTGTTGAGTGTGTGACAAAAAAACCAAATAGAACATGAGAGATACCAACATCCTTGTGGTTGGTCAAGACGGGATTTTGCGGCCGTTGATGAAGACCGCGACGAGATCCACGACGGTTCTAGTGTTCTCTATGCTCTTCATATTCGGCGCGTTGGTATACACGCTCCTTCTCCCCTCGCATGTAAGTATTTGTACttaaattaacaattttaaTGGGCAATTAAATAACATCCTTTTACCCTGTTTTGGTGCAAATGCTTTGATTGGTTGTGATTGTGAGTGAGGTTTGCTATTTTTAACGTTTCTTTTTGTTGAGAACGTTACCCTTGTCTCGTACCAAGATTGTCAAGGGTAGAAATGGTTATTGATTTCCCCTTTCTCCCTTTGTCGTTTGCTTCAATATTGGTTTCATCAATAATTGATTGATTAGTGGGATTTATAAGAGGATTTTTCTTTAGATGGATCACCTATATGTGTTTTGGGTTAACCAAGTTACCATGCACATTGTTTATTGATAATGCATTAATGTTGAAGTTGAGTGAAAGATTGAGTCAACTTGTGTACTTAATTTTAAGTGAAGTTGGTAGTTAAGAACggataaataattaaactaatttgattaaatttttatttaataatttttaattattaactcaTGTAAAATTGATTCTAACTGAATTTTTTATCGTCAATTTGATATACAATAATttcatcaaaatattttgttaacttgtattttaaaatatatttttattgaaatgatagtaattttaagttattaatatatttaatatgttaaaagttaaaaaaaaattatttatggaTCGGAGTAtttgttattatattaataaaaaattttactatagaaataaaatttaaaataaatttgacGAGAAATTGTGTATTTAGTGATCACAAACACTTGAGTCTCAAAACAATACAttattaaattagaaataatgtCCACTCTATTATTGGCTTGTTATAAAGTCGTGAGATTTCGAAATTAAAGCAATACTTTTTCCATACTAGCTTATTATTGGAGTAACAAACTAAGGGAGGTAGTAAATGCTTATATATAGCATATGtaacaaaaagagaaaaaggaaagagaagagaatataccATATAGAAGTCCTTTAATCTATAAATACTTGTCCTTTTACATGTGTGTAGTTTATGTAGACCCAAGGGCCAACAACCATGTAGCTAGCTAGGTTTCTTGTGACTTGTGATCTGTGAATTTGTGATACAATAAATGAGGCTCTTACACATAAGTAAAGGCAAGTGTTAAGAATATGATACTTGAtttgtcaaataaaaaataattaggtGTGGGTTGATACTGGCTGAAAAAGACAAAACCAAAAGaaagtttattttttaaaaaagtaattaattttggtgtatgataataaaagaaagtatatgattattcaattaaattgttgtatttaaataataaattcaaaaatcatttacttttattaatgtaataatatataactaaatttttttattattttttttttacaacgTCTAgtatacaaaaattaaattctgaGAATATTAGATTTGTGCATTGTCTGAAAAGCCCATGAGGTAATGTACCTTTCATTAGGCAATTTGATTGAATTATTGTAACACTATGATAATACTAGCTGGTAAGCACTAAGCAATGTAGTTTGACAAATTagaaatacttttttttttttttgggtattgAGAAATTAGAAAGACTTATCAAGATGTTAGAAAACTCCAAGTCCTAATTCCTAACAAGCGCCGCTTTTGTCGGGTAATGTCACAaggaattgaattgaattccaACACATGAGAGAGATAGACTTGTATGCCACGTGTCCTTCTGTGGGAGCCACTCATGACTTTGATAGTCATGCATGGAATCTATCTTGGATCCATTAACTTACGTTTTAAGTTTTAACcctaaaaaaattgttatttttttaaccGCGCTGCACCTAACTGGGACACGTGTTCCCTTCTTATACCACATGTACTTCTTTTCTTGGTTATCTAACATCAAACATAACGTTATGGCGTTTACCTTTGAAACAATTCTCATGCTAACACTTGCATGCAACTTAGGTAGGTGACATTCAACGTTGTTTTCAAGTTGAACTATTTAGTTACGTGTTTGAGCTGTTGTTTGTTTCTTGATTAATAATTTCTAGTTGGCTCTTGGTGTTTGTTTGACTATTTGGTGTTATCATTACTAATTGATTTTCTAGTATTATTTGAGTTATATGCCCATAAATGTAGATAAAAATCAGGGTAGAAGTGTAATTTACTAAAAACAAAAGTTATATATATGCTTAGAGAAGTATTAATAAGCTAGTACCTAACCTTGACTAATTTGCCTTGTTAATCATGATGATGTATTGAAATTATGCATTGAAATCTAATAGGTATTTCCAATGAGATAGGTACAACATTTGCATGCATTGAGTTGGAAGGAATTATACTTGTCattgattaaaataaaagagagagcatttaatttatttttctttaaaaaatatattatttatattcctttttatttcataCAGTGAATTAATATAAATTCTTTTGTTATTAGATGGATAGTAAAATTATGTCATATAAATTTTGCATCCTATTCAAAGACAGTAATTTTGTTACTCTCTAATTGATAatgtcattttttatttttttaatttattttaaataaaaattttaatttaaaaaatgcaCAAAAAAATccattattaattttgttttcttttggttaatcttaatttatttcttaCGATTTGGTGTTGTGAATATTTTTTAGCAGTTAATTTTTGGAGGCACACCTTCCAAATCAATACTAGCCACAACAGAAAACAACAATGTGCCCAAAATGCCCCCAAAGCAaatagagattccactaaacTGCACTGCATACaatctaaacaaaacatgctCCAACCATGAAGAAATCCCAGCCGACAATCAAGACCGTTTACCAAGTTCCACGTGTCCAGATTACTTCCGTTGGATCCACGAGGATCTAAGACCATGGGCCCACACAGGCATAACAAAGGAGATGGTAGACAAGGCTAGAAAAACAGCAAATTTCAAATTGGTGATTCTTAAAGGGAAGGCTTATTTGGAGACTTATGCAAAAGCGTTTCAGACAAGAGATGTTTTTACAAAGTGGGGGATATTGCAGTTGTTAAGGAGGTATCCTGGGATGTTGCCAGATATGGAGTTCATGTTTGATTGTGTTGATTGGCCTGTCATTTTGGCTGAACGTTATGGTGGTTCTAATTCTAATAATGCTAGCAATGTTCCTCCACCACTCTTCAATGGTTTGCAATGCTAAAGGAAGAGAAAGACAATTCATGATGGAATCAATGGTGAAGGGTCCTGCAATCACCAACCCTTGCACCATGCCCCCACCTTTTGACCCTCCATCTTTGCATGAAAACTTGAGGAGAAAAGAAAGTTTAATTCAACAAGTGGATTCATGGGAGAAGAGTTATTGGGGGAAACCAAAATAATAAATCTTGATGTATATCAATTCTTTTTTTGCCAATTGAATTCTAAGGCATATAGTTTTagattatatatgtattattttttctcCCATATATTAGCATCCTCTTTTGGCAGGTATAAATAGAAGGGCAATTTACCAAATAAATAAAGTAGATAAAATCTTTACTCAAATACACAAAACAGAAACATGTTATGTGTATGtgcaattttttatttctatgtaATCCGTGGGAAGCAACCAcggtttttaatttttacataaaCCATGGCTGCCTAAGACGGATTATGATTGTTTTGTGTTGTGTGTAAACCGTGGCAAGTAGCCACGGATTACAAAGGGAAGAAGGAAGCCATAAACCGTGGCAGGTTCTCACGGTTTATGAAGATGGCTAGATGGTGATAAAACGTTGTgggagggagagggagagggacTGATATACTGATCAGTAGTATCTATTAGAAGAGTTTCAGAATTtgagtgaaaaaaaagaaaaaaaattaattttttttatatcttatgGGATAAAAACGTATCtaatatttcttatttttttattaatggttttaaaatgattaaaatgaataattaagctaaattttttagatcttattcaataaaaatatatctaacATATTAGTTCAAAATATGATCTCTTTTAGGATTTTAGATGTGTGGGTTAATAATTAAAACCCTTAAgatttattttttggattttaaaattaaaatctttaatTTTACTGAATATAATTTTTGGATGTATATTTAAATGATaatcttttaataattaaaaatgctagaactaaaacagaaattttaaattttaaatttcagttttatttagtttgtattttgaatatatatttaattttaaaaagatactaaatctatttaaatgtatttatttcaatttttttaaattattataataaaaaactaaataaagGATCACATTTAAAGGATTCCTTAGTCTTCAAAAGTCTCTTTTATCTTAATATTTTACGAATTAAAATGCTTCTAAAAAATCACtagaagaaaatatataaatttaaacttCTGTAAATATGAAGTTGATATACAATATATTTCATATTCAAGTAATAAAGTTTTAAATCAAGAATCCTTTAAAGATTCATTATTTagttactatttttattttatacacgAGTTTATATTAAGCAGACTCATCCCAATCCAAAATCAAATCATGTCCCCATTGACAATAAATACGCCATTGGTATTTaaactttataaaaaaaattccatTCCTCAAGGCTTCTATTCTATGTGTTAcctagattattttttttatttgtatttttttatatagtagGAGTACATAAGGAGTACATAGTATATAAGGGGTTATAACTCAAATATTTTAATAGGgatttttcattcttttcaaaATGAGAACAACTTATTCTTTTCCATCTCTTGGTCCCTTCTGGCCATCAACATCACAGCTTGAATAGCTTAGGGCATGAAATTTTCTTCATGGTGCGGTGAGCGTGGAAAGCAATCAAGCTGTGAATCTAGTTGCCAATTTtgccattttctttcttttcctaatttttcttttgagattttcttttcccttttcttACCTCTTCCTTTAGACTCACCCAATAGAGTTTGATGAGAGGCTATTTCACAAGATTCTTTCTTGTTTGAACATAGCTGTTCCGATCAACGAGTTAGAAGGAAGAAGATCTGGATCCCCATTATTGTGTGATTCATTGATTTCTCAACAATGGCTGACAATCAGAGCAACGCAGTACAGATGGATGTAAACGCACTAGCCAATCTCCTCCATCAACTCACTACTCTTCAGTCTCAGATTTCGAAGAACAACACAAGTCCAATTCAAGATCAATCAAGTCCTTATTTTATCCATCCGGGAGAAAATCCAGGTACACCGATTATTTCAATCGTGTTAACACCTAACAATTATGGTAGTTGGAGTCATGCTATGATTAGAGCACTGAGTTCGAAGAACAAATTGAAATTTATTGATGGTACCATAAGAAAACCTGAGAATAATAATGTTGAATCTGAGGCATGGGAAAGATGCAACAATTTGATTGTTTCTTGGATCAATCTTTCATTAAGTCCTGGAATTCGTGATAGTGTTATGTGGAACAATGTTGCTGTTGATTTGTGGGAGGAACTTAAGCACAGGTACTACCAAGGGGACAGGTTCAGAATTGCAGAACTCCAGGAGGAACTTTTTGCCATCAAGCAAGGTGATCTGACCATCACTAATTATTACACAAGGCTCAAACAGATCTGGGAGGAGCTCAACAATTTCAGATCCATTCCAAACTGTGTCGGATGTGCAGAGTCATGCTCTTGCGGACTATCAAAAATAAGAGAATACAGAGATGAAGATCAAGTAGTCAGACTTTTGAGAGGATTGAACGAACAATACTCTACCGTCAGATCACAAATCATGCTCATGTCACCCCTACCAGACCTAAACACAGTATTTTCTATGCTAACACAGCAAGAGAGACAGTTGACAAACATGGACAACAATAAAATTTTGTTCAATTCCACTCAAAATACAACTACATCACAAGTGCTCAATTCCTCATCTAATAGAGGCAAAGGAAGAGGGCGAGGGAGATCAAGTCAAGGTGGTAGAGGGCGTGGAGCTAAGATAGTATGCTCTTATTGCAACAAACTTGGCCACACAGAAGATGTGTGCTATAAGAAACATGGGTACCCCTCCCATTTCCAGCAGCGGCAGCAACATCCCACCACAATTGCTAATGTACTCAATGATAAACACCCCAGCTCAATTGCCTCCAAGAGAACATTGGAATGTCAAGCTCTGAATTCACTCCAGAACAAAAATTTGCCTTGTTGGAGCTGATCAAAGGCAAAAGTGTGCAGCAACAACCTCATAATGCAAATCAGGTTAATTCTATTCAGACCTCCACTCCAGGTAAAATCATTGTATTACAATTTAATACAAGAATTATGAGTATTATAACTCCAAAATCTGCACTATAGGTCATTGACTCTGGTGCGACAGATCATGTGACTTTTGACTTAAAAGATTTTgcaagttttcaaaatattgCTCCAATAAATGTGATATTGCCAAATGGAACCAAAACTGTGAGCACCATTGTTGGCACAAtcatattttctaaaaatttttttctcaaaaatgTTTTGTACATTCCCTCCTTTGATTTCAAATTGATTTCTGTGTCAAAATTAACCTCAAATTTACATTGTCAAATGTTAATCAATGATAAGTGTTGTGAGATACAGGATCAATCCACATCGAAGATGATTGGCATTGCTAAGTGCGGAGATGGGCTATATACAATGAGTAGAGAAATAGAATGCTTTCACCTTCAATCCCCTTCGATAAAGCAAGCTTCATTGGCAGCAGCTTCTACCACTACTCATAACATAGCATCTTCACAAACTGAGCATAACAAGATTTGGCATCTTAGATTAGGACATATATCTATGCATAGActaattttaatgaaaaaagatTATCCTTTTATAGATTGCACTGCTTCAACATTTCCTTGTGACTCATGTCATTTTGCAAAACAAAAGAAGCTATCTTTTGATCTTAGCACaactgaaataaataattgttttgatttagttcATATGGATATCTGGGGTCCCATTTCTGTCCCTTCCAATGAAGGACATAGATATTTTTTGACTGTGGTGGATGGCAAGAGTAGATTTACTTGGACTTTTTTTATGAAAACAAAATCTGAGGCATCACAATTGGTTATTAACTTTGTAAATTTTGTCAAAGTAcaatttgaaaaacaaattaagTGTATAAGAACTGACAATGGACCAGAATTCACTCTAAAGTCCTATTTTGCATCAACTGGCATTCTACACCAAACTTCTTGTGTAGAAACACCAGAGCAAAATGGAATTGTAGAGAGAAAACACCAGCACATTTTAGGTGTTGCTCGAGCACTGTTATTTCAATCAGGAATTCCACTTTGTTTTTGGCAATACGCAGTTGCTCACGCTATTCACCTAATTAATAGGCTGCCCAGTATTAAATTGGATAATGTCAGTCCTTATAAGGTTTTGTATGGTACATTACCCAATCTTTCAGATTTAAGAGTATTTGGTTCTCTTGCATATGCCTCCACGTTAACAAATTCAAGAACAAAATTGGACCCAAGAGCTAGAAAAGCAGCATTTCTCGGTTTCAAATTTGGAACAAAGGGTTTTCGACTTATTGATTTGAAGTCAAAAGAAATTTTCATATCTAGAAATGTAACTTTCTATGAAACTCATTTTCCATTTTCACATTCCACAAGCACTGAAACTATGAGACCCACTCTTCTTCCACAATGCATTGACATTTTTCAATATGATACACCATCCACACATCATTTGCCATCACCTACACATACCACACTCACAGATTCAACTGTAGATCTCTCAAGCTCAATGCATTCACCTATTTTCTCACATACCATTGCACCCACTAGCACCCCACACACCAACACTGCACCTGCATCACAAAACTACATCATCCCGCATGACTGCATCACTAGAAAATCTGAAAGGGTCAAGAGATCGCCTGCTTATTTGAAGGACTACCATTGTATGATAACCCACACAACGCATCCTAGCAATTTTGCCAATTCTAACACTTTATATCCTATCTCACAATATTTATCATATGATAAACTAAACCCAGAATATAAGTCTCTTTCTCTAGCTATCACCTCAAATTCAGAACCTAGCACCTATGAGGAAGCGGCTGCACATGAATGCTGGAGAAAGGCAATACAAGCTGAATTAGCAGCTCTGGATTAGAATAGAACTTGGTGTCTCACTGAACTCCCAAAAGGCAAGAAGGCTGTGGGTTGCAAATGGATTTTTCGGGTAAAATTCAATCCCGATGGCACCATAGAAAGGCACAAAGCCAGGCTAGTTGCAAAAGGATTCACTCAAGTGCAAGGAGTGGATTATGGTGATACATTTAGTCCAGTTGTCAAAATGACTACTCTACGAGTAATATTGGCATTGGCAGCGGCAAAGAAATGACATTTGAAACAGCTGGACGTCAACACTGCCTTCCTTCATGGAGATTTGGACAAGGAAGTTTACATGCGGATACCACCCAGTTTGGATGTGTCACAACCAGGTTTGGTCTGCAAATTACAAAAGTCTCTATATGGACTTAAGCAAGCTAGCAGGCAATGGAATATTAAGCTCACTCAGACTCTTGTTGATGCTGGTTATAAGCAGTTTTTTGATGATCATTCTCTCTTCATCAAGAAATCTTCTGAAGGCTTCACTGCCATCCTAGTATATGTGGATGATTTGGTTTTAACCGGTGATAACATTGGTGAAATCAATTCCATCAAGCAGATTTTAGATGAcaagtttaaaataaaagaCCTTGGTGATCTCAAGTACTTCTTGGGAATGGAAGTCGCACGCTCCAACTCGGGAATTCACATTTATCAACGGAAGTATGCCATGGACCTTCTCAAGGATTTTGGTTATCTAGATTGCAAGCCTCTCTTCACTCCATTTGATTATAGTCAGAAACTCTCGAAGGAGTCGGGTACCATTTTACCAGACAACACTACTTACAGACAACTCATTGGCCGACTCCTTTACCTCATAAACACTAGACCTGATATCTCCTATGCTGTGGGGCGTTTGAGTCAGTTTTTGGACTGTGCAACCACCTCTCACCTGCAGGCTGCTTTCCGTGTGCTCCGATACTTAAAAGGTAGACCTGCAACTGGTTTATTCTTCTCCTCTACTTCTGATATGCATCTCACCGGATTTGCCGATGCTGACTGGGCTACCTGTGCCGATACTCGTCGCTCTGTTTCTGGTTATTGCTTCATGCTTGGAAGCTCTCTTGTCAGTTGGAAGAGTAAGAAACAAACCACTGTGGCCAAGTCCTCTGCAGAAGCTGAATACAGATCTCTTGCAGCTGCCACTTGTGAAGCTAGCTGGTTGTCTTTCTTAATGGATTTTCTTGGTTTGCCGCTTCAAAAATCTATCACCTTATTCTGTGACAACCAGTCAGCTATTCATATTGCCAACAATCccatcttccatgaaagaaccAAACACATTAAAGTAGACTACCACATTGTTCGTAAAAAACATCTGTCTGGTCTCATTCATCTTATGCCAGTTCGGTCCCAAGACCAACTTGCTGATTTTCTTACTAAAGCTCTACCACCGGGTTCCTTCTCTACTAATGTTTCCAAGCTAGGATTGTTAGATTTATACAATTCTAGCTTGCGGGAGGCTGTTAcctagattatttttttttagaggTAATGACCAAATCAGTACCCGAAAGATTAAAACGCTGACATTGCGGTACCTGACTATTGTAATCGACAAAATGGTACTtggttaattttaaaaactgaCAAGCGTGTCCATAAGCTTGCCGGACCAAAGTTCCGGTGAGGACAATGCTTACCTGGACACTGGATTATGCTGACAAATCATGTTTTAATTGAGTTATaatttctaattaattaatttgttagCCTAGGTGGAAATTGATTTCATTTTGCCCCAAATCAAAACTCTTTGCCCTAATCCCAAATTAACAAGCTCTCTGAACTTCTGCCACTTGAATCTCTGCTTCTCTACTTCCAACATCTCGATCTGTATCTGTAATTTCTGTTCTCTGCTTCTCTACTTCCACTTCGAAACAGGAAAGGAGAGGAAGAGGAGTGGCCTCGGTTGTTCTAGGTGGAGTCCTAGCGGCGAACAGGGAGGCGAAAGAGAAGCTCGCCGTCGTGTTGGTCCGGTGAAGAGGAAGCTGTTGGTGGCTGGCGTTTAGGGAACTAATGACAGAGGGAGAGAGAGCTTCGCGGAGGTGGTGGGTCTCGCACAGAGCCAAGGAGAACCGGCGGCGATGTGGTTGGAGGTTAGGTTCTGGGCTCGGCGGAGGTGA
The genomic region above belongs to Arachis stenosperma cultivar V10309 chromosome 5, arast.V10309.gnm1.PFL2, whole genome shotgun sequence and contains:
- the LOC130979792 gene encoding uncharacterized protein LOC130979792 isoform X2, with product MRDTNILVVGQDGILRPLMKTATRSTTVLVFSMLFIFGALVYTLLLPSHLIFGGTPSKSILATTENNNVPKMPPKQIEIPLNCTAYNLNKTCSNHEEIPADNQDRLPSSTCPDYFRWIHEDLRPWAHTGITKEMVDKARKTANFKLVILKGKAYLETYAKAFQTRDVFTKWGILQLLRRYPGMLPDMEFMFDCVDWPVILAERYGGSNSNNASNVPPPLFNGLQC
- the LOC130979792 gene encoding uncharacterized protein LOC130979792 isoform X1, with protein sequence MRDTNILVVGQDGILRPLMKTATRSTTVLVFSMLFIFGALVYTLLLPSHQLIFGGTPSKSILATTENNNVPKMPPKQIEIPLNCTAYNLNKTCSNHEEIPADNQDRLPSSTCPDYFRWIHEDLRPWAHTGITKEMVDKARKTANFKLVILKGKAYLETYAKAFQTRDVFTKWGILQLLRRYPGMLPDMEFMFDCVDWPVILAERYGGSNSNNASNVPPPLFNGLQC